In the genome of Anabas testudineus chromosome 4, fAnaTes1.2, whole genome shotgun sequence, one region contains:
- the glrx2 gene encoding glutaredoxin 2 isoform X2: MDVKMCNANVIFRPAVVVQLDIVLILLINLQVVSSCYISTFRRMGNYTSSTGGLSSTACVQYVQEVVSQNCVVIFSKTTCPYCKMAKNVFNEIGATYKVIELDEHTDGRRLQEALAQMTGARTVPRVFINGNCIGGGSDTKQLHQQGKLVPLIEQCASCCAATSSEGSGSGQFESAK; the protein is encoded by the exons ATGGATGTCAAAATGTGCAACGCTAACGTTATTTTCAGACCAGCAGTAGTCGTTCAGTTAGATATTGTTCTGATTCTACTTATTAATCTTCAAGTCGTCTCTTCCTGCTATATCTCCACGTTTCGAAG aatGGGGAATTATACATCGTCCACTGGAGGTCTGTCGAGCACAgcctgtgtacagtatgttcag GAGGTGGTGTCACAGAACTGTGTGGTGATATTTTCCAAGACCACCTGCCCTTACTGCAAAATGGCCAAGAATGTGTTCAATGAAATTGGTGCAACCTACAAAGTTATTGAACTGGATGAACACACTGATGGAAGGAGACTGCAAGAGGCTTTAGCTCAGATGACCGGTGCCAGAACA GTGCCGAGAGTCTTCATTAACGGAAACTGCATTGGGGGTGGCTCTGATACCAAGCAGTTACATCAGCAGGGCAAGTTGGTGCCCCTTATCGAACAGTGTGCCTCCTGCTGTGCTGCGACCAGCTCTGAAGGCTCTGGCAGCGGACAGTTTgaatctgccaaatga
- the glrx2 gene encoding glutaredoxin 2 isoform X1 produces MFSRAGCLPRVAWTGYRRMGNYTSSTGGLSSTACVQYVQEVVSQNCVVIFSKTTCPYCKMAKNVFNEIGATYKVIELDEHTDGRRLQEALAQMTGARTVPRVFINGNCIGGGSDTKQLHQQGKLVPLIEQCASCCAATSSEGSGSGQFESAK; encoded by the exons ATGTTTTCCCGAGCTGGATGTCTTCCCCGGGTGGCATGGACCGGCTACCGAAG aatGGGGAATTATACATCGTCCACTGGAGGTCTGTCGAGCACAgcctgtgtacagtatgttcag GAGGTGGTGTCACAGAACTGTGTGGTGATATTTTCCAAGACCACCTGCCCTTACTGCAAAATGGCCAAGAATGTGTTCAATGAAATTGGTGCAACCTACAAAGTTATTGAACTGGATGAACACACTGATGGAAGGAGACTGCAAGAGGCTTTAGCTCAGATGACCGGTGCCAGAACA GTGCCGAGAGTCTTCATTAACGGAAACTGCATTGGGGGTGGCTCTGATACCAAGCAGTTACATCAGCAGGGCAAGTTGGTGCCCCTTATCGAACAGTGTGCCTCCTGCTGTGCTGCGACCAGCTCTGAAGGCTCTGGCAGCGGACAGTTTgaatctgccaaatga
- the glrx2 gene encoding glutaredoxin 2 isoform X3 yields the protein MGNYTSSTGGLSSTACVQYVQEVVSQNCVVIFSKTTCPYCKMAKNVFNEIGATYKVIELDEHTDGRRLQEALAQMTGARTVPRVFINGNCIGGGSDTKQLHQQGKLVPLIEQCASCCAATSSEGSGSGQFESAK from the exons atGGGGAATTATACATCGTCCACTGGAGGTCTGTCGAGCACAgcctgtgtacagtatgttcag GAGGTGGTGTCACAGAACTGTGTGGTGATATTTTCCAAGACCACCTGCCCTTACTGCAAAATGGCCAAGAATGTGTTCAATGAAATTGGTGCAACCTACAAAGTTATTGAACTGGATGAACACACTGATGGAAGGAGACTGCAAGAGGCTTTAGCTCAGATGACCGGTGCCAGAACA GTGCCGAGAGTCTTCATTAACGGAAACTGCATTGGGGGTGGCTCTGATACCAAGCAGTTACATCAGCAGGGCAAGTTGGTGCCCCTTATCGAACAGTGTGCCTCCTGCTGTGCTGCGACCAGCTCTGAAGGCTCTGGCAGCGGACAGTTTgaatctgccaaatga
- the uchl5 gene encoding ubiquitin carboxyl-terminal hydrolase isozyme L5 translates to MAGSAGEWCLMESDPGVFTELIKGFGCKGAQVEEIWSMEPENFDNLKPVHGLIFLFKWQPGEEPAGSIVQDSRLDHIFFAKQVINNACATQAIVSVLLNCSHSDLLLGDTLTEFREFSQSFDAAMKGLALSNSEVIRQVHNSFARQQMFEFDAKSSAKDEDAFHFVSYVPVNGRLYELDGLREGPIDLGACNQDDWISAVRPVIEKRIQKYSEGEIRFNLMAIVSDRKMIYERKISELQTQLTEDEPMDTDQSSTFLSSIQSEIAKYQLLIEEENQKLKRYKIENIRRKHNYLPFIMELLKTLAEYQQLIPLVEKAKEKQSAKKAQETK, encoded by the exons ATGGCCGGAAGCGCAGGAGAATGGTGTCTGATGGAGAGCGACCCTGGAGTGTTCACGGAGCTGATAAAAGGGTTTG GCTGCAAAGGAGCCCAGGTTGAGGAGATATGGAGCATGGAGCCAGAGAACTTTGACAACTTGAA ACCAGTGCATGGGTTGATTTTCCTGTTCAAGTGGCAGCCAGGTGAAGAGCCAGCAGGATCAATTGTCCAGGATTCAAGACTTGATCACATCTTTTTTGCAAAACAA GTCATTAACAATGCCTGTGCTACCCAAGCGATAGTCAGTGTTCTGCTCAACTGCTCCCATTCTGACTTGTTGCTTGGAGACACACTGACAGAGTTCAGAGAGTTTTCACAGAGTTTTGACGCTGCT ATGAAAGGTTTGGCTCTCAGCAACTCTGAAGTGATCCGACAAGTTCACAACAGCTTTGCAAG ACAACAGATGTTTGAATTTGATGCAAAATCATCAGCAAAGGACGAAGATGCCTTTCACTTTGTGAGCTATGTTCCTGTAAATGGCAGACTATACGAGCTGGATGGACTTCGAGAGGGACCAATTGATCTGG gTGCATGCAACCAGGATGACTGGATCAGTGCTGTGCGCCCAGTTATTGAGAAGAGGATACAGAA GTATAGTGAAGGAGAGATCCGCTTCAACCTAATGGCGATTGTCTCAGACAGAAAGATGATATATGAGAGGAAAATCTCAGAGCTCCAGACTCAGCTTACTGAG GATGAACCAATGGACACAGACCAGAGCAGCACGTTTCTCAGCTCCATCCAGTCAGAAATTGCCAAGTACCAGCTCCTTATTGAAGAGGAAAATCAGAAACTTAAAAGATATAAG ATTGAAAACATTCGGCGAAAGCACAACTATCTTCCTTTCATCATGGAGCTACTGAAGACTCTGGCAGAGTACCAGCAGTTAATACCTTTGGTGGAGaag